The following coding sequences lie in one Oryctolagus cuniculus chromosome 7, mOryCun1.1, whole genome shotgun sequence genomic window:
- the LOC100339326 gene encoding chymotrypsin-like elastase family member 3B produces MLRLLSALLLVALASGSALPFYNPSSRVVNGEEAEPYSWPWQVLLQYQVSGGWSFTCGGSLIDRDWVLTAGHCISSSRKYRVVLGEHDRTVTEGPEQVISVAATYVHPQWNSSCLSCGNDIALLKLSQSAEVTPEVQPACLPPRDYILPHDTECYVTGWGRLITGGQTANKLQQALLPVVDYAHCSQKDWWGSSVKETMVCAGGGDSSACNGDSGGPLVCRIGKGIWKVYGVASFVSSRGCNTLQKPTVFTRVSAFIPWIFETICSSLNCPC; encoded by the exons ATGCTCCGGCTGCTGAGCGCTCTCCTGCTGGTGGCCCTTG cctCGGGCTCTGCCCTACCTTTCTACAACCCCTCCAGCCGCGTGGTCAACGGCGAGGAAGCAGAACCCTACAGCTGGCCCTGGCAG GTCCTGTTGCAGTACCAGGTGAGTGGGGGCTGGTCCTTCACCTGCGGCGGGAGCCTCATCGACCGTGACTGGGTTCTCACTGCCGGCCACTGCATCTC GAGCTCCCGGAAATACAGGGTGGTGCTGGGCGAGCACGACCGGACAGTGACGGAGGGACCCGAGCAGGTCATCAGTGTTGCTGCTACCTACGTGCACCCACAATGGAACTCCAGCTGTCTCAGCTGCGG CAATGACATCGCCCTCCTCAAGCTGTCGCAGAGTGCTGAGGTGACACCCGAAGTCCAGCCCGCCTGTCTCCCTCCCCGCGACTACATCCTGCCCCATGACACAGAATGCTACGTCACCGGCTGGGGTCGTCTCATCA CCGGTGGGCAAACGGCCAACAAGCTCCAGCAGGCACTGCTGCCCGTGGTGGACTACGCACACTGCTCCCAGAAGGACTGGTGGGGCTCCTCTGTGAAGGAGACCATGGTGTGCGCCGGCGGCGGGGACAGCTCTGCCTGCAAC GGTGACTCTGGGGGACCCCTCGTCTGCCGCATAGGAAAAGGAATTTGGAAAGTCTATGGCGTGGCCAGCTTTGTCTCCTCCCGCGGATGCAACACCCTCCAGAAGCCCACAGTGTTCACCCGAGTGTCGGCCTTCATTCCCTGGATTTTTGAG